From one Lolium rigidum isolate FL_2022 chromosome 4, APGP_CSIRO_Lrig_0.1, whole genome shotgun sequence genomic stretch:
- the LOC124649773 gene encoding uncharacterized protein At4g08330, chloroplastic-like, with the protein MAKPPVPMIISTVTYCCGACGYDLKLSSLARDTAAGGGRHRRRSVVVFEAIDDTRFGHLDEFRCLDVRSLRLFARRTRLLCRKCGAHLGYGYHEHDTAADSKPPRYHIKIRALHPASDPAAPSDPVI; encoded by the exons ATGGCGAAGCCGCCCGTCCCCATGATCATCTCCACCGTGACCTACTG CTGCGGCGCCTGCGGGTACGACCTGAAGCTGAGCTCGCTGGCGCGGGacacggcggccggcggcgggaggcatCGCCGCCGGAGCGTGGTGGTCTTCGAGGCCATCGACGACACGCGGTTCGGCCACCTGGACGAGTTCCGCTGCCTCGACGTGCGCTCGCTCCGCCTCTTCGCGCGCCGCACGCGGCTGCTCTGCCGCAAGTGCGGCGCCCACCTCGGCTACGGCTACCACGAGCACGACACCGCCGCCGACAGCAAGCCGCCCCGCTACCACATCAAGATCCGGGCGCTCCACCCCGCCTCGGACCCGGCGGCGCCGTCGGATCCCGTGATCTGA